The proteins below are encoded in one region of Myxococcales bacterium:
- a CDS encoding c-type cytochrome: MSEVRRTDEIQGDIIHEYDGIEEADNRLPNWWLATFYIAVIFAIGYWFYYQVYESGLQPLAAYQAKIAENSNAPKEEVSAEMLNSMSADAAAVEAGKAVFVANCVACHLDKGQGNIGPNLTDAYWIHGGAATDIYKIVDQGFAAKGMPAWGPVLGAEKAKQVVAFVLTLRNTNVPGKAPEGEEWKEGGAESAPEEQTVEETDSSANEGAKAPAASDTAKLENKDEKPSSAATPDAVEAKAVN, encoded by the coding sequence ATGAGTGAAGTACGCCGCACCGATGAAATCCAAGGCGACATTATACACGAATACGACGGCATTGAAGAAGCCGACAATCGTTTGCCCAACTGGTGGCTCGCCACCTTCTACATCGCCGTTATCTTTGCCATCGGCTATTGGTTTTACTACCAGGTCTATGAATCGGGACTTCAGCCGCTTGCGGCTTACCAAGCCAAGATAGCTGAAAACAGCAACGCGCCCAAAGAAGAAGTGAGCGCCGAAATGCTAAACAGCATGTCAGCGGACGCCGCCGCTGTTGAAGCGGGCAAAGCAGTCTTTGTTGCCAATTGTGTGGCCTGCCATCTCGACAAAGGACAGGGCAATATTGGGCCCAACTTGACAGATGCATATTGGATCCATGGTGGGGCGGCTACCGACATCTATAAAATAGTGGACCAAGGTTTTGCTGCCAAAGGTATGCCTGCCTGGGGGCCAGTGCTTGGTGCAGAAAAGGCCAAGCAAGTGGTCGCTTTTGTGCTAACGTTACGTAATACGAACGTTCCAGGTAAAGCTCCGGAGGGAGAAGAGTGGAAAGAGGGTGGGGCTGAATCAGCTCCCGAAGAGCAAACTGTTGAGGAAACTGATAGCTCGGCTAATGAAGGTGCCAAAGCCCCCGCCGCATCGGATACGGCCAAGTTAGAAAACAAAGATGAAAAGCCTTCGAGCGCAGCGACACCGGATGCGGTGGAGGCGAAAGCAGTCAACTAG
- the ccoG gene encoding cytochrome c oxidase accessory protein CcoG codes for MTIATEQTTSSIRQDGQRNFVHPADVKGRFTSLRALLFVVLIAIYVALPFIKIGGHPAMFLDLQHRSFYLFGSTFNAQDFWLVFFLVTGLAYVLFVLTSMWGRVWCGYACPQTVFLEGVYRRIERWVEGPRQTRLRRNAAPVNFDKVWRKLIKHLLFIAITLVLAHVFLSYFVSLPSMIKMVQGSPAEHPTAFAWVMAFSAVFYFNFSWFREQFCVIMCPYGRMQSVLTDSDTMVIGYDEKRGEPRGKVSDPNNGDCINCNRCVVVCPTGIDIRNGLQIDCIGCAACIDACDEIMLKIGRPKGLVRYDSLNGLHGEAKKFFRPRLWFYIAMGLIGLTVATIAFRSRSDYEANLLRMQGAPYQLQDGKVRNSLELHLVNKREKTAVFSIQGVAKQGQEFIIPATTVELESLKSRRIPVFVLVPRGKASQIHKVQLRIRAEGSETEQIVEVPFVSPKN; via the coding sequence ATGACAATCGCAACCGAGCAGACTACAAGCTCGATACGTCAAGACGGGCAGCGAAACTTTGTCCATCCGGCAGACGTAAAGGGACGCTTTACTTCGCTCCGAGCGCTGCTCTTCGTGGTGCTTATCGCCATATATGTCGCTTTGCCCTTTATTAAAATCGGTGGGCACCCTGCGATGTTTTTAGATTTGCAGCATCGAAGCTTTTACTTGTTTGGTTCGACCTTCAACGCTCAGGATTTCTGGTTGGTCTTTTTCCTAGTGACCGGACTTGCCTACGTCTTGTTCGTGTTGACCTCAATGTGGGGGCGCGTTTGGTGTGGCTACGCGTGTCCGCAGACTGTGTTTTTGGAGGGGGTTTATCGTCGCATTGAGCGCTGGGTTGAAGGTCCGCGGCAGACACGTCTTCGCCGTAACGCTGCTCCGGTGAACTTTGATAAAGTTTGGCGAAAGCTAATTAAGCATCTGCTGTTTATCGCAATCACTCTTGTTTTAGCCCATGTTTTTTTGAGTTATTTTGTGTCCTTGCCATCGATGATCAAGATGGTTCAAGGCTCTCCAGCTGAACATCCTACAGCCTTTGCTTGGGTGATGGCTTTTTCTGCTGTGTTTTATTTTAATTTCAGTTGGTTCCGTGAGCAGTTTTGCGTGATCATGTGTCCCTATGGCCGTATGCAGTCTGTACTTACCGATTCGGATACCATGGTCATCGGCTACGACGAAAAGCGCGGTGAGCCGCGGGGCAAAGTCTCTGATCCAAACAACGGTGATTGCATTAACTGTAACCGTTGCGTCGTGGTTTGCCCGACGGGTATTGATATACGAAACGGTCTTCAGATTGATTGCATTGGTTGCGCGGCATGTATTGATGCCTGCGATGAAATCATGCTCAAGATAGGGCGCCCTAAGGGTCTAGTGCGTTACGATTCATTAAATGGATTGCACGGCGAAGCAAAGAAATTCTTTAGGCCTAGACTTTGGTTCTATATTGCGATGGGCCTTATCGGGCTTACCGTGGCAACCATTGCTTTCCGTAGTCGCAGCGACTACGAAGCTAATTTATTGCGCATGCAAGGCGCTCCCTATCAGCTTCAAGATGGTAAGGTACGCAATTCGCTCGAACTTCATTTGGTAAACAAGCGGGAAAAGACCGCCGTGTTTAGCATTCAAGGTGTGGCCAAGCAGGGACAAGAGTTCATTATCCCTGCAACGACCGTCGAACTTGAATCACTGAAGTCTCGGCGCATACCTGTGTTTGTACTTGTCCCTCGCGGCAAAGCGAGTCAGATTCACAAAGTACAGTTGCGAATTAGAGCCGAAGGTAGTGAGACTGAGCAGATAGTTGAAGTCCCTTTCGTTAGCCCGAAAAACTAA
- a CDS encoding CBS domain-containing protein, with translation MTKSPHSIGQDQTLLAAQEKMREFSIRHLPVLKGGKLVGILSDRDIVMVQAMGSLDLEATKVEEAMTPEPFAVSPATPIASVLRHMATHRYGCTVVMSGAKAVGIFTTTDAVRLLAETLDSGSLTGLGELTPGEVRARVLAEHAVIRRLLDKTRLSAENSKNNATKAKLEQMHDDAMELFSVLSKHLNLQEKLLAPALRDADGFGEARASRLMDEISTQRKTLEDCRAIAMAPSIKAAQTVLEFVDNMLDRLKKEESTRLSPELLRDDLIQVSFSG, from the coding sequence ATGACGAAATCGCCGCATTCCATCGGGCAGGACCAAACCCTTCTGGCTGCTCAGGAAAAAATGCGAGAGTTCAGCATTCGTCATCTACCGGTGCTCAAAGGTGGCAAACTTGTTGGAATCCTTTCCGATCGGGATATCGTGATGGTTCAGGCCATGGGTTCATTGGATTTAGAGGCCACCAAAGTAGAAGAGGCCATGACGCCTGAGCCCTTTGCGGTAAGTCCTGCCACACCCATTGCCAGCGTCCTACGGCACATGGCGACTCACCGCTACGGTTGCACCGTTGTCATGAGTGGCGCCAAGGCCGTTGGGATTTTCACCACCACCGATGCCGTTCGATTGCTTGCCGAAACACTTGATTCCGGTTCGTTGACAGGGCTCGGAGAGCTCACTCCGGGTGAAGTGCGTGCACGTGTCCTTGCCGAGCACGCCGTCATCCGACGCCTTCTCGATAAGACTCGTTTATCTGCTGAAAATAGCAAAAATAATGCCACCAAAGCAAAGCTCGAGCAAATGCATGATGATGCCATGGAGCTTTTCTCGGTCCTTAGCAAACACCTGAACCTTCAGGAAAAGCTCTTGGCCCCCGCCCTACGTGATGCAGACGGTTTTGGCGAAGCGCGTGCCAGCCGACTTATGGACGAAATCTCAACCCAGCGGAAAACCTTGGAAGACTGCCGCGCCATTGCGATGGCGCCTTCCATAAAAGCCGCTCAAACGGTGCTTGAGTTCGTGGACAACATGCTCGACCGTCTCAAAAAGGAGGAAAGTACGCGTCTTAGCCCTGAGCTTTTACGAGACGACCTCATCCAAGTTAGTTTTTCGGGCTAA
- a CDS encoding arginine decarboxylase, pyruvoyl-dependent has product MAKASSKVSRPSYTDFQAYPSGSYVPRGIFFTKGKGTHRNHLSSFELALRDAGVEKANLVTVSSIFPPECTILPRSQGEKLILPGQIVHCVMARQATDEPHRLICASIGLARPADRSHYGYLSEHHSYGETAKKAGDYAEDLAATMLATTLGVEFNADTAYDERKEVYRMSGKIVNTTSITQTAQGHKDGQWTTVVALAVFVF; this is encoded by the coding sequence ATGGCCAAAGCTTCGAGTAAAGTTTCCCGTCCTTCTTATACAGACTTTCAGGCTTATCCGTCCGGCAGCTATGTGCCTCGTGGGATATTCTTCACCAAAGGCAAAGGAACTCATCGTAATCACCTGAGCTCATTTGAGCTCGCTCTTCGTGACGCTGGCGTTGAAAAAGCGAACTTGGTTACGGTCTCTTCGATTTTTCCTCCCGAGTGCACTATTCTTCCTCGCTCTCAAGGCGAGAAGCTAATTTTGCCTGGACAAATTGTGCACTGTGTGATGGCGCGACAAGCAACCGATGAGCCCCACCGCCTCATCTGTGCATCCATCGGCCTTGCTCGTCCGGCCGACCGCAGTCATTACGGTTATCTCTCTGAGCACCACTCTTATGGGGAAACAGCAAAAAAGGCGGGTGACTACGCTGAAGATCTCGCTGCAACCATGCTTGCGACCACACTTGGCGTCGAGTTTAATGCCGACACCGCTTACGATGAGCGTAAAGAAGTGTATCGAATGAGTGGAAAAATCGTTAACACGACCTCGATTACTCAAACAGCTCAAGGCCACAAAGACGGACAGTGGACCACCGTTGTGGCGCTTGCCGTATTTGTATTCTAG
- a CDS encoding trypsin-like serine protease has translation MLSACMEGMDEDLDVSGHPNAIIDGIDDAGHESVLFIIADGALCTGALIAPKVVLTAKHCILDVRTRDIEVGIGSSVFIGGTYADVVEVVTTEGDDLENKDIALLILDEAGSLPVFDWVADNPPKKGDTITAVGYGQQEVGPSNTSEAGTKQKATSEIIQLNEKEFLIDGPTTCFGDSGGPALLDDGRIFGVVSRGVSNCNGISLYTRTDAFVSLINSALVQSGSKANTGNSTETTNSTSGGVAISSNGTILNTDGAPATSVSDVAASAEGSGETDASVPQANDTGCSIQMRRSNPAGSFWFLFAIATLIYRQRKHYNTN, from the coding sequence ATGTTAAGCGCTTGCATGGAAGGTATGGATGAAGACCTTGATGTTTCTGGTCATCCGAATGCCATTATCGATGGCATCGATGACGCTGGGCATGAAAGCGTACTCTTTATTATAGCTGATGGCGCACTATGCACTGGCGCTCTTATTGCACCAAAGGTTGTGCTTACAGCAAAGCACTGTATTCTTGATGTGCGCACCAGAGATATCGAAGTTGGTATCGGAAGCAGTGTGTTTATCGGCGGCACTTATGCCGATGTAGTAGAGGTCGTAACAACGGAGGGTGATGACCTAGAAAATAAAGACATCGCCTTACTTATTCTCGATGAAGCAGGCTCACTTCCGGTTTTTGACTGGGTGGCCGATAATCCTCCCAAAAAAGGCGATACCATTACCGCGGTCGGCTACGGGCAGCAAGAAGTCGGTCCCAGCAATACCAGTGAAGCAGGCACAAAGCAAAAAGCAACCAGCGAAATCATTCAACTGAACGAGAAAGAATTTTTGATTGATGGCCCGACAACATGTTTTGGTGACTCAGGAGGACCAGCCCTGCTAGATGACGGCCGTATCTTTGGAGTGGTTTCTCGAGGCGTATCCAACTGCAACGGCATCTCCCTTTATACCCGAACCGACGCCTTCGTCTCACTCATCAACTCAGCACTTGTGCAAAGCGGGAGCAAGGCAAACACTGGCAATAGCACTGAGACCACCAATAGCACTTCCGGAGGAGTGGCGATCAGTAGCAATGGGACAATTTTAAACACCGATGGGGCGCCAGCCACCTCGGTAAGCGACGTAGCCGCAAGCGCTGAGGGATCAGGCGAAACGGACGCATCCGTTCCTCAAGCAAATGATACCGGCTGCTCAATCCAAATGCGGCGATCAAACCCCGCAGGTAGTTTTTGGTTTCTCTTTGCCATCGCTACGCTCATTTATAGGCAGCGAAAACACTACAATACGAACTAA
- a CDS encoding DUF4105 domain-containing protein, giving the protein MDPFAVSIIFSSYYLNNPASAFGHTLLRIHKRRELTTEKRQELLDYGIDFSADVDTSNPVLYAIKGLSGMFPATFKRLPFYYKVRKYNDYEFRDLWTYELNFPQPALIMLVAHLWELGGTYFDYYYMTENCSYHILGLLEAAYPELELLKHVNVPVLPADTIKALFYNPSLVKQVSHRPSARNQLAARLSALDASQSDWVGKLLEDPDRPLPSHWTDETKILVLDAAADLVDVRYMKALIFKRNSSAALLKQKLLARRSSIPKPSQDLETKAPVLKRPEFGHDSKRFDVSGGYHSKGKFFGQLDFRLALHDLADPAPGYPDLAQIEFLKTKLRYWQEGHKLKLQHASFVRIISLHSIEQYDFQLSWNVDAGATTVYRQGWQACLAANAEVGAGPAKAFFSDAVVLFLTMDTQILAGPNLMGLGDLHGVRIGAGPSAGYRLRFTQNLLWTALGKFRWFPTQQTPLAFSLVSNLRYAPFRQFALDLQGSVQNYGIEAKLGTLFYF; this is encoded by the coding sequence ATGGATCCTTTCGCAGTAAGCATTATCTTTTCCTCCTATTACTTGAACAACCCCGCATCAGCTTTTGGTCATACCCTACTTCGTATCCACAAACGACGTGAACTCACTACCGAAAAACGGCAAGAGCTTTTGGATTACGGGATTGATTTTTCTGCGGACGTGGATACCAGTAACCCTGTGCTCTACGCCATCAAGGGCCTAAGCGGCATGTTCCCTGCTACCTTCAAGCGCCTGCCCTTTTATTACAAAGTTCGAAAATACAACGACTACGAGTTCCGAGACCTTTGGACCTACGAGCTCAATTTTCCCCAACCAGCGTTGATTATGTTGGTCGCGCATCTATGGGAGCTTGGCGGTACGTATTTTGACTACTACTACATGACCGAGAATTGCTCCTACCATATCCTCGGGCTCCTTGAAGCCGCCTATCCCGAACTAGAACTTCTGAAGCACGTTAACGTTCCGGTCCTTCCCGCAGATACCATCAAAGCTCTTTTTTACAATCCAAGTCTCGTCAAACAGGTCAGCCATCGACCTTCTGCCCGCAACCAACTTGCTGCCCGCCTTTCTGCTCTTGACGCATCACAAAGTGATTGGGTCGGAAAGCTTTTGGAAGACCCCGACCGACCGCTGCCATCACACTGGACTGACGAGACCAAAATTCTCGTACTCGATGCCGCAGCCGATTTGGTGGACGTGCGCTATATGAAGGCATTAATTTTCAAACGCAACTCAAGCGCAGCACTGTTAAAGCAGAAACTATTGGCACGCCGATCCAGCATCCCCAAACCAAGCCAAGACTTAGAGACTAAAGCCCCCGTGCTAAAACGGCCCGAGTTTGGCCACGATTCAAAGCGTTTTGATGTCTCCGGCGGATACCATTCCAAAGGCAAGTTTTTCGGCCAGCTTGATTTTCGATTGGCACTTCATGATCTTGCCGATCCAGCGCCTGGCTATCCGGATCTTGCCCAAATTGAATTTCTGAAGACAAAACTCCGCTATTGGCAGGAAGGTCACAAGCTAAAGCTTCAGCATGCATCCTTCGTACGAATTATTTCACTTCATTCCATCGAGCAATATGATTTTCAACTCTCATGGAATGTGGATGCTGGCGCCACGACGGTCTATCGACAAGGCTGGCAGGCTTGCTTGGCTGCCAATGCAGAGGTTGGAGCTGGACCGGCTAAAGCTTTTTTCAGCGATGCGGTAGTGCTGTTTCTAACCATGGATACGCAGATCCTTGCAGGACCCAATCTTATGGGCCTTGGCGATCTACATGGGGTACGCATCGGAGCCGGGCCAAGCGCTGGCTATCGTCTACGCTTTACGCAAAATCTATTATGGACAGCCCTTGGGAAGTTCCGCTGGTTTCCAACCCAGCAAACGCCTTTGGCTTTTTCTTTGGTAAGTAACCTACGCTACGCACCCTTTAGGCAGTTCGCTCTTGACCTACAAGGCAGTGTTCAAAACTACGGAATCGAAGCCAAGCTTGGCACCTTGTTTTACTTCTAG
- a CDS encoding DUF3015 family protein, with protein MARGHGETISSLSTLAGCKSDAAVGSTLQSNFKQIFPNEKVSDQKVSDSVVRTLQQNKGLSCQSLS; from the coding sequence ATCGCGCGCGGACACGGTGAGACCATCTCCAGCCTAAGCACCCTTGCAGGTTGCAAGAGCGATGCTGCTGTTGGAAGCACATTGCAGAGCAACTTCAAGCAAATATTCCCTAACGAGAAAGTTTCGGATCAAAAAGTCAGCGACTCCGTCGTTCGCACCTTGCAACAAAACAAGGGCCTTTCCTGCCAAAGCCTTAGCTAA
- a CDS encoding DUF3015 family protein, with translation MQRKLNVLMAAGVFAAGLGMFQMTAYAYGAAGCGLGSMLIDSDGFVQVFAATLNGTSGNQTFGITSGTSNCGDTSPNINSAKAFIQTNREALAKTSRADTVRPSPA, from the coding sequence ATGCAAAGAAAACTTAATGTTCTCATGGCAGCCGGTGTATTTGCTGCAGGCTTGGGCATGTTCCAAATGACTGCTTATGCCTATGGCGCAGCAGGATGTGGTCTTGGATCGATGCTCATCGACAGTGATGGCTTCGTGCAGGTATTCGCTGCGACGCTCAACGGAACCTCGGGTAACCAAACCTTCGGTATTACCTCCGGTACGAGTAACTGCGGAGATACCAGCCCAAACATCAACAGTGCAAAAGCTTTCATTCAGACCAACCGTGAAGCCCTTGCAAAGACATCGCGCGCGGACACGGTGAGACCATCTCCAGCCTAA
- a CDS encoding DUF393 domain-containing protein, giving the protein MCHGFVRFVLARTKGDPVFRFAPIGHGAWQRMLSAEQRDSAPDSVVLLTDDDELLFRSDVMVFVMQRLGGLWHVPAMLLKVIPRLIRDVVYDWVARVRKTVFGRTPQMCPVVPDHLKRCFDLS; this is encoded by the coding sequence ATGTGCCATGGCTTTGTGCGTTTTGTGCTAGCCCGAACGAAAGGTGATCCTGTTTTTCGTTTTGCCCCAATAGGACATGGTGCATGGCAACGTATGTTAAGCGCTGAGCAACGTGATAGCGCCCCGGACAGCGTTGTCCTTTTGACCGACGACGATGAACTTCTTTTCCGCTCGGACGTTATGGTGTTTGTGATGCAACGACTGGGTGGTCTATGGCATGTCCCGGCGATGTTGCTAAAAGTCATTCCCCGTTTGATTCGAGATGTGGTGTATGATTGGGTGGCAAGAGTCCGAAAAACGGTTTTCGGTAGGACACCGCAGATGTGCCCCGTTGTTCCTGACCATCTCAAGAGGTGTTTTGATTTGTCATGA
- a CDS encoding flap endonuclease, translated as MKLFLIDGTYELFRTYYGAPSAFSPSGVEVGAVRGLLRSLFALMRDERPDFIAAAFDHEIESFRNKLFDGYKTGEGIEHALLAQFSLAEAAVSLLGITVWPMLEFEADDALATAAARFASHPSIEQVLLCSPDKDLAQCVEGDKVVMWDRKQARFYNEAGVVEKFGVSPASIPDYLALVGDSADGIPGVPRWGAKSSAAVLAKYQSIERIPRELTDWQLKVRGAESLVKSLCEHESEVTLYKQLATLRRDVPLQEELDDLRPKPIDLKQAEAFLQEIGDTRFLSQLTSFLSTRPSQ; from the coding sequence ATGAAACTTTTTTTGATCGACGGAACCTATGAACTGTTTCGAACGTACTACGGTGCGCCATCAGCGTTTTCGCCGTCCGGCGTTGAAGTGGGTGCAGTCCGTGGCCTTTTGCGTTCGCTGTTTGCACTCATGCGCGATGAGCGGCCTGATTTTATCGCTGCTGCCTTTGATCATGAAATCGAGTCTTTTCGTAATAAACTTTTTGATGGCTACAAAACAGGGGAGGGCATAGAGCATGCTTTGCTTGCCCAATTTTCTTTGGCGGAGGCAGCCGTAAGTTTGTTGGGTATCACTGTCTGGCCGATGCTGGAATTTGAAGCTGACGATGCTTTGGCAACCGCTGCAGCGCGATTTGCATCGCATCCCTCGATTGAGCAAGTCCTGCTTTGCTCACCCGATAAAGACCTTGCCCAGTGTGTCGAGGGCGACAAAGTTGTGATGTGGGATCGTAAACAAGCGAGGTTTTACAATGAAGCGGGCGTGGTCGAGAAGTTTGGTGTTTCGCCTGCTTCGATTCCCGATTACCTTGCCCTGGTGGGTGATAGCGCGGACGGCATTCCCGGCGTGCCACGTTGGGGTGCCAAATCAAGCGCTGCTGTGCTGGCCAAGTATCAAAGCATCGAGCGCATCCCACGAGAGCTTACGGACTGGCAGCTCAAGGTACGAGGCGCGGAGTCCTTAGTCAAATCGCTCTGTGAACACGAGTCTGAAGTCACGCTTTACAAGCAGCTTGCTACCTTACGCCGCGATGTTCCTTTGCAAGAAGAGCTCGACGATTTGCGGCCCAAGCCCATTGATCTGAAACAGGCAGAAGCTTTCCTTCAGGAAATCGGTGACACTCGCTTTTTATCGCAGCTTACTTCTTTTCTGAGCACTCGACCGTCGCAGTAA
- a CDS encoding DUF962 domain-containing protein, with product MKTAEQWFAEYDESHRHPTNKRVHWVCVPAILFSTIALFWCVPIPFVTKFMPEPFQLWANMAIPLVLGALIFYFRISTSIFVGMFFVASLALFASFLLSTLQNPPLWALALGLFVVAWIGQFWGHKVEGKKPSFLKDLQFLFVGPAWVLAVLYRRWNIPI from the coding sequence ATGAAAACCGCAGAGCAATGGTTTGCGGAATACGATGAGAGTCATCGTCATCCGACGAACAAACGGGTGCATTGGGTGTGTGTGCCAGCTATCTTGTTTAGCACCATTGCTTTGTTTTGGTGTGTTCCTATTCCGTTTGTCACAAAGTTTATGCCGGAACCATTTCAGTTGTGGGCCAACATGGCGATTCCTTTGGTGCTGGGGGCATTGATCTTTTATTTTCGTATTTCAACGAGCATTTTCGTCGGTATGTTTTTTGTAGCTTCTTTGGCATTGTTTGCGAGTTTCTTGCTTTCGACTCTGCAAAATCCACCGCTTTGGGCGCTGGCTTTGGGGCTCTTCGTCGTGGCGTGGATAGGGCAGTTTTGGGGCCACAAAGTTGAAGGGAAAAAGCCATCTTTCCTAAAAGACCTGCAGTTTCTTTTTGTGGGTCCCGCGTGGGTCTTGGCGGTTTTGTATCGACGCTGGAATATCCCGATATAG
- the pilB gene encoding type IV-A pilus assembly ATPase PilB, giving the protein MSRGQATRLGELLVREKRISLQQLRDAQTDQQKNNTTLGYSLAKMGIISDDEITQFLSHKYHVQSVNLAEYDIDPEVVRLVPRDVAERHRIVPISRSGSSLIVAMSDPSNLHAIDDIKFLTNYNVEPVVASEAAIMAALERYYHDEPDISYDEIMEGFDEEEIEVTADDDDGGGVDLARASEDAPVIRLCNAIMLSAIKKRASDIHIEPYEKKLRVRYRIDGVLHEEMQPPLKLKNAISSRFKIMSSLDIAERRLPQDGRIKLKMGKGREMDFRVSVLPTMWGEKIVMRLLDKSNLQLDMTKLGFDQKALDDFMYAINQPFGMVLVTGPTGSGKTTTLYSALSELNKIDTNISTAEDPVEYNLMGINQCQMHDDIGLNFAAALRSFLRQDPDIIMVGEIRDFETGEIAVKAALTGHLVLSTLHTNDAPSTVSRMLNMGIEPFLVTSSVNLILAQRLARRICSECKEKVTVDEKSLREVGLTDEQIQQDRIFKGAGCSACGNTGYKGRVALYEVMPFTERLKEMVLQGCSTAELKQEMIREGINSLRMSGILKALEGVTTLDEVTRVSTSDHR; this is encoded by the coding sequence ATTTCAAGGGGTCAGGCGACTCGGCTGGGCGAGCTGCTTGTTCGTGAAAAGCGTATTAGTTTGCAGCAGTTGCGTGATGCTCAAACCGATCAGCAAAAGAACAACACCACCCTTGGCTATTCACTCGCTAAGATGGGCATTATCTCCGATGACGAGATTACCCAGTTCCTTAGTCACAAATACCATGTTCAGTCCGTCAATTTAGCCGAATATGACATCGATCCCGAAGTCGTACGCCTTGTTCCACGTGATGTGGCTGAAAGGCATCGCATCGTCCCCATCTCACGATCTGGCTCGTCCTTAATTGTAGCAATGTCCGATCCATCGAACTTGCACGCCATCGACGATATTAAGTTCTTAACGAACTACAACGTCGAGCCTGTTGTCGCGTCTGAAGCCGCGATCATGGCCGCTCTGGAGCGTTACTATCACGACGAACCTGATATTTCGTACGACGAAATCATGGAAGGCTTCGATGAAGAAGAAATCGAAGTCACCGCCGATGACGACGATGGCGGCGGAGTCGACCTAGCACGAGCCTCCGAAGATGCACCCGTCATCCGCTTGTGCAATGCCATCATGCTTAGCGCTATCAAGAAGCGTGCATCGGACATCCATATCGAGCCTTACGAGAAGAAACTGCGTGTTCGTTACCGTATCGACGGTGTGTTGCATGAAGAAATGCAACCTCCCCTTAAGCTCAAGAACGCAATTTCATCGCGTTTCAAGATCATGTCCTCGCTCGATATTGCTGAGCGTCGTCTGCCGCAAGACGGCCGCATCAAGCTCAAAATGGGCAAAGGTCGTGAAATGGACTTCCGTGTCTCGGTGCTTCCCACGATGTGGGGCGAGAAAATCGTCATGCGTCTGCTCGATAAGAGCAACTTGCAGCTCGATATGACCAAGCTTGGTTTTGATCAAAAAGCCTTGGACGACTTTATGTACGCCATTAATCAGCCCTTTGGCATGGTCTTGGTTACCGGCCCAACGGGTTCAGGAAAAACGACCACTCTTTATTCAGCACTCAGCGAACTTAACAAAATAGACACCAACATTAGCACCGCCGAAGATCCGGTGGAGTACAACTTGATGGGCATTAACCAATGCCAAATGCACGATGACATCGGCCTAAACTTCGCAGCGGCTTTGCGCAGCTTTTTGCGCCAGGACCCCGATATCATCATGGTCGGTGAGATTCGCGACTTTGAAACGGGCGAAATCGCGGTCAAAGCGGCGCTCACCGGTCACTTGGTCCTTTCAACCCTGCACACCAACGATGCACCGAGCACCGTTTCTCGTATGCTCAACATGGGTATCGAGCCCTTCTTGGTCACCTCGTCCGTGAATCTTATCCTTGCCCAGCGCTTGGCCCGCCGCATCTGCAGCGAATGCAAAGAAAAAGTAACGGTGGACGAAAAGAGTCTAAGGGAAGTCGGCCTTACAGATGAGCAAATACAGCAGGACCGCATCTTTAAAGGTGCTGGCTGCAGCGCTTGTGGCAATACAGGCTACAAGGGCCGCGTCGCACTTTATGAAGTCATGCCCTTTACCGAACGGCTCAAAGAAATGGTCCTCCAAGGTTGCTCGACCGCCGAGCTCAAACAAGAAATGATTCGTGAAGGCATCAATAGCTTGCGTATGTCCGGCATTCTCAAAGCTCTCGAAGGGGTCACTACCCTCGACGAGGTCACCCGCGTCAGCACCTCCGATCATCGGTAG
- a CDS encoding DUF1624 domain-containing protein: protein MKKIPRIISIDLLRLVATFQMVQGHAVDAVLAEQYRFGAVHAFWIYLRGFTAPAFLFAAGFAYYVTTLWDFEGYKSTKKRRNKRLRRSLLILALGYLMRFPIGLLSSDPAVRAQALDSFALVDILQCIGVSLLILKLLFPSQNDPGKSGRFQRLLR from the coding sequence ATGAAAAAAATTCCGCGCATCATAAGTATCGATTTACTGCGCTTGGTGGCGACCTTCCAGATGGTGCAGGGCCATGCGGTGGATGCTGTTTTAGCTGAGCAGTACCGCTTTGGTGCGGTGCATGCCTTTTGGATTTATTTGCGTGGTTTCACGGCGCCAGCTTTTCTATTTGCGGCGGGCTTTGCTTACTATGTGACAACGCTGTGGGATTTCGAGGGTTACAAGAGCACGAAGAAGCGTCGAAACAAACGGCTTCGGCGCTCACTGCTGATTTTAGCTTTAGGCTATTTGATGCGTTTTCCTATTGGGTTGTTATCAAGTGATCCTGCAGTTCGGGCGCAGGCGCTCGATTCCTTTGCCTTGGTCGACATTTTGCAATGCATTGGTGTTTCGCTATTAATCTTGAAGCTGTTGTTTCCCTCGCAAAACGATCCTGGCAAGTCTGGGCGTTTTCAGCGTTTGCTGCGGTAG